The nucleotide sequence GAAATTAAGAAAGCATCCATCCAAAGCATCGCAGGTTTAGATGTGATAGATGTGATCGTAAAAGATCAAAAGATAGACATCTCTAGGCTACCCAAAGGAATATATGTTCTACATCTAACAAAAATGGATGGCTCTGTAGTAAACCACACATTCAGAAAAGAATAAGTATACGTTCCAGATGAATGATTTCTTTTCGGGTTAATGAGTCAGTCATTGATAACATTTAACTCAGTAGGGTTGGTCACTTAAGTGACCAACCCTTACTTCTATTTCACAATTAATCGATGGATCTGTACTTCTTTCCCCGGATAAGAAATCCGCACATAATAAGTTCCAGATTTAAATCCCGAGGTATCTAGTTGTATCCGCCCGCTTTCGTATTTCCCATCTACTTGTCTCCATTCCGATGTAATTGGATTGCTTACTTCTACAACCAACTGGTCAGGATATTCAATTTCTGAATCCAGAACTACGTATTCTGGCTGTCCAGATTTAACTGGGTTGGGATACATTTTCTTGATTGAAGATTCCGCAAACTGACTTTTCTGAAGCTTACTGCTATAAATATGATAGTCACTTTCTTCCCTCAAATACCCTCCTTCTAGTGTCCCGAAAAAACCTCCATATTTACATACAGCCCAATAGGTTGCTTCAGGATAGCTATTATTGGAAATTTGGTCGGGCACTTTTTCAAATTCGTCAGGTTCTAATGGACGCCCATTTCGATCGGTTTCACCTACATATTTATATAGGCTTCCGGCTACATAAAAAGTGTACGTATTAAGGTATTTTTCACCATTAATCTTATAATCATCGTCGTTAGTTGGCAATAGGTATGTCGCTTTAGTTGGCTTGAAGGGAGCTTGAACCATCAGGTAAAAAGAATTTCCTTGAGCAAGCCCTCCACGTATTCTTACATTTTTGTCCTTCGATAAAGGCAGCTCCCACTCCTTTAGGTCTATCTTCCGTCGTTTATCAGTGCCATCGTAAATGATATTTCTATCACTAAAAAATGCATATTTGAGTTTGTCACTTCCTCGAACATCTAAAAGATTAAGCTTTTGCACTTTTGAACCATTGAGAAAATAGTCCCCTCCAATAGGAATTCCATAAACGGTATGTTTGCCAACATTTTTGAGTTCTAGAATAAAATAGATGTATTCTCCACATGTAGATGACTCTTCCTCACCTCTGCTAGAATCGCCATAACCCAAATCTTTATAATATTCAGGCCCACCCACATCTGCTTTTACGATTTGAAGAGATACGTCATAATCTGAGGGATTATATCTCACGAGCTTAGGTCCAGTCTGGCTGAAAGAGTATAAAGAGATAAAGCACCCAAAAAGAAATGTTAAAATTATTTTCATGACTTAGTTATAAAGAGTTTATCGCAACTATAGGTTTCCGTTTTTGTCTGTTTCAAATACCCATATATCATAAATTCCTCTATTTTTTGGTACATCACCATCACTAGACGCACTTGCACCGACTGTTAGATAAGTCCCGTCGGCTCTTTTTATGGACCTTCCTGCCTGATCTTGATTTGATCCCCCATACGTTCTTGAAGTAAGAAGATTCCCCATGTAATCAACTTCTATTGACCACAAATCAAATCGACCCTTATTACTTGGGAGGTCTCCGTCCGATGAGAAACTATCTCCTGATATCAAGTAGCCATTTCCAGGCAATACTTGTACACTAGATGGAAATTCATTATCAGTTCCTCCATAGCTTTTTTTCAATTGAACAGTACCAGTACTACTCATCTTAATCAATAGAAAATCGACCCCTAAACCTACGAGTGATTCTGAAGAACCTACTACCACAAGGCCACCATCATCCGTCAATTCCAAATCACTAATACGATCAGAACGAGTGGAGCCATTTGATTTATTCCACAATAAATTTCCTTGAGGATCCAGACGCAAAATCCAGAAATCATATAAACCAATCGGAATAGAGACATTACCATCACGGGAAAGGCTAGATCCTCCTACGTAAAAGCCTCCATCAGAAGTTTGCCTAATTACTACGGCAAAATCATTTGAAGTTCCTCCATAGGACTTTTGCCATTGTATTGCTCCAGTGTCAGTTAGCTTGACAATCCAGTAATCATACCCACCAAGATTCACAAATAAATCACCGTCTAGTGAGTTACTGTGGCCTGCAAATATGTAACCCCCATCCAATGTTTGAACTACAGAAACTGCAATATCAAATCTTGAACCACCAAATGATCTTTGCCATTGAATATTGCCATTATCATCCAGTTTTACTATCCATACATCCGCAGGTGCAAAAGGAGATGATGCGGTATATCCTCCTAAGATGTATCCACCATCGGAAGTCTCAGCCACAGAATTTATGGCATCAGCAAATGAATTTCCTATCAATTTTTTCCATTGAATCTGGCCATTTATATCAAATTTCAAAACAAAACCATCAGATTTTCCCTGC is from Marinobacter alexandrii and encodes:
- a CDS encoding T9SS type A sorting domain-containing protein, translated to MKIILTFLFGCFISLYSFSQTGPKLVRYNPSDYDVSLQIVKADVGGPEYYKDLGYGDSSRGEEESSTCGEYIYFILELKNVGKHTVYGIPIGGDYFLNGSKVQKLNLLDVRGSDKLKYAFFSDRNIIYDGTDKRRKIDLKEWELPLSKDKNVRIRGGLAQGNSFYLMVQAPFKPTKATYLLPTNDDDYKINGEKYLNTYTFYVAGSLYKYVGETDRNGRPLEPDEFEKVPDQISNNSYPEATYWAVCKYGGFFGTLEGGYLREESDYHIYSSKLQKSQFAESSIKKMYPNPVKSGQPEYVVLDSEIEYPDQLVVEVSNPITSEWRQVDGKYESGRIQLDTSGFKSGTYYVRISYPGKEVQIHRLIVK
- a CDS encoding DUF4493 domain-containing protein, giving the protein MKNIYAFLFFIITGFIISSCEEDVLQTPISEGFLSFDIGIMIEESVAGRTQTVNTDDFKVSIFTSDSVLVLDIPRLADAPDSLSLPVGNYYAEASSNNQVNAAFENPFFFGSSSIFSVSQGGFQSVIIDTELVNTQVSFVFSQNVTQGFDIYEGAVKVRNTSDSLFYQTGETRSGYFAPKPLDIRARIAYYQVDSTLVEKTFTASIDNPKPRTHYRLNLDATIEGGQISIQINVDESVDVIDLFPNDNLNAVFGGSEDDVATEIIETSDGGYLVAGTANSHDGDFAGVQGKSDGFVLKFDINGQIQWKKLIGNSFADAINSVAETSDGGYILGGYTASSPFAPADVWIVKLDDNGNIQWQRSFGGSRFDIAVSVVQTLDGGYIFAGHSNSLDGDLFVNLGGYDYWIVKLTDTGAIQWQKSYGGTSNDFAVVIRQTSDGGFYVGGSSLSRDGNVSIPIGLYDFWILRLDPQGNLLWNKSNGSTRSDRISDLELTDDGGLVVVGSSESLVGLGVDFLLIKMSSTGTVQLKKSYGGTDNEFPSSVQVLPGNGYLISGDSFSSDGDLPSNKGRFDLWSIEVDYMGNLLTSRTYGGSNQDQAGRSIKRADGTYLTVGASASSDGDVPKNRGIYDIWVFETDKNGNL